In Flavobacterium enshiense, the genomic stretch GATTACCATTTTGCTTTCGAATTGATTACCAAAAATAACCGTTGTTTTGGTGCTTATGCCTTAAACGAAAAAACGAATGAGATAATCCCTTTATTATCCGATTACACTTTATTGGCAACAGGCGGAATCGGGCAGATCTATGGCCATACCACAAATCCCGCAATAGCTACGGGCGATGGAATTGCAATGGCAAAAAGAGCAAATGCCAAAATTACCGACATGGAGTTTATCCAGTTTCATCCAACGGCTTTGTATAATGAAAACCTGAGTTCTACCTTTTTAATTTCGGAAGCCGTAAGGGGATTTGGTGGCATTCTCAGAACCAAAGACGGCATTCCCTTTATGTCAGATTATGATGCCAGGGGTGATTTGGCTTCCAGGGATATTGTCTCGCAAAGCATAGAAAACGAATTAAAAAAATCGGGGGATGATTGTGTGTATCTTGATTGTACGCATCTTGAGATAAATGCTTTTATCAAACATTTCCCTATGATTTACAGTCGATGCAAAGAGGCCGGAATTGATATTGAAAAGAACTGGATTCCGGTGGTTCCGGCACAACATTATCTGTGCGGAGGAATTTCCGTTGATCTGAACGGACAAACATCCTTAGAAAATTTATTTGCCTGTGGCGAATGCTCTCGAACAGGTTTGCACGGCGCCAATCGACTGGCATCTAACTCGCTTTTAGAAGCCATTGTTTATTCAGACAGAATATATAAATATCTGGAAAAAGTCAGCACAACAGATAGCGGCACAACTTACTTCCCCGGAAAAAAGAAAAATAACGATAAAAAATTGGATCAATTCTATCTTTCCAATATTAAGAACGAATTGCAAAATACAATGCGTAAAAACGCAGGTATCACCAGAAACGATACCGATTTGGAAAAAACCAAAAACAAACTGGAAAAGTGGCGATTAGAATTATTAAAGTTGGAAAACCAAATTCTGGTTACTAAAGAATTCTACGAATTAAAAAACATGATAACGGTTAGTTTACTGATAGTGACGCAATCTATGTCGAGAAAAGAAAATCGTGGCGGGTTTATTAAATTTGATACTTTACAGACCTCCTATTCTCACCAGACTCCCTAAAATAAGTAAGACTACACCAATCACTGTTACCGTAATAATCAGAAAACCAGCAGGAAGTAATCTATCTGATTTCAACTTTGGAAACACAAAAATGTCTGCAGTGATTGCCATTACCATTGTGGTTAAAAGTAAAATCAATTTTGTAGAAACTACTTTTTCAATAGCATTTGAAAAGGAAAACCATTTAGTGAAAGTTACATCAAAATCGTAAGCCATCATAATTCCGGTAATTACCAGAATCAGGAGTGAAGGCAATCCGACAGGTTCAAATTTACCTTTAAAGTTTTTTAAAATTGAGGCATCTCTCTTTTTTATCGCCTCGGGCAAAAAACGAATCGACAAAAACAAATGTCCCCCAACCCATATTGAGGCTGCCAATAAATGCAAAACCAAAAGAATGTGATGCCTCATTGCGACAAAGTTTTATACATCATAGCCGAAGCAATATTCGCGGCTCTATTTTTGATTTCCTCCGCCTTTTCTCCCTCGAATAACGAATCGACCGTTTGGGTAAATAATTGAACCCAATGATCAAAGTGTGATTTATTCATTGTACTTTTTTGATGAAGTTCTTTGTGCTTTTGCATGGGATTCCCCTCATAATTGCCGGCAAAAAACAAAATATTTTCCCAGAAATTGTACATTTTCGGCAGATGGGTTTCCCAATTCACTTTGGCTACATCATTAAACAGATAGCCGATGACCTCGTCCTGTTTTACCGAATCATAAAACGTATCAACTATTTTTTTGATGTCTTCTCTATGCCTGATATCAGTTTTCATTATTATATCTTGTAAAAACTATAAATCTTTATGCTTAAATTTTCTCAATGAAATAAAAAACGGAACGATTCCCCAAAGAAACAGCAATATAAAAGAAGCTGCCAACCCCCATGAGGTTCCGAAAAAATCTTTGAAAATAGCCCCTGTATAACCCATCATAGCCGAAACATCGAGTTGCAGTAATATTAATATCCTGGCCAGATCGATCGGACTCAACGCAGACAGAAACACCATCGATTTTTCAATTGGGTAATCCGCTAACTGAAACAACAGAAACAAAACCAATCCGTCGAACAACAAAGCAAAAAACAACCATTGCATAATTGCAATCCCAATTCCCTTAGCCTTATCCCTGGTCAAAATTGAACTTAAAAATGCCAGTCCGACAAATATTACCGTAATTAAGCTGCCAACTACAATCATCATAAAACCAGTGACATCCGGCGCATATAAAAGCAGCGGAATACCGGCGCCAATAAGAAAAGCCAAAACCATGGACAAAGACAGTCCGGCAAACAAACTTTTCCAGATTTTATCCCTGGTGACGGGTTGTCCTAAAAGCAATTCGACAAACTCTGCACTGTTGTAAATATAAATGGTTGAAAAAAGTATCGACACCAGAGGCACGGTAAACAATATCACATTTAGAATCGTAAGTAATCCTTTGGAAGAAGTATCTTCAAGGGCAAAGGAACTCCAAGATAGTGCCGCCAAAATAATGGTGTAAACCAATACAATTTTGTTCCTCACTATATCGTGTAAAATAATACTAATCAACCTTTTCATGCTGCTTTTTCTTTAATATTTTGGCTATGGCTTTTGATATCTTATCTACCTGAATCTCTTCCTTCAGGTCAGCTACTTTTTTATGGAAACAGACTTCGCCTTCCTGAACAAAAATGATTTCCGTAATCAGTTCATCCAATTCACTTAACAAATGGGAGGTAATCAGAATCAGTTTCCCTTTTTCTTTTTCCCTGATAATTTTCTCTTTTAAAATTTCAGAAGCAAGCGGATCAAGACCTGCAGTAGGTTCATCCAATATCAAAACATCGGGATTAAATAAAAAAGCCAAAACAGCACTTACTTTTTGAGTAGTTCCGCCGGAAAGAGTCCGCATTTTTTTATCAAACATTTTCTCTAATTCGAAACTTTTCATCAATTCATCATCGATGTCGGCATCATGGTTTCGAATCTGTTTAATCATGTCCACGATCTGTCCGATAGTCATATTATCAGGATATCTTCCAATCTGAGGCATATAACCAATTTTTTCCCTATAGCGGTAATCCCCAAAAACAGACTTTCCTTCAAATTCGATTTCGCCACTGTCCGGCAAAACCATTCCGAGAATCGACTTAATCAGTGTGGTTTTTCCGCAGCCATTAGGGCCAACCAAGGCAATACATTCACCTTTTTGAAAGGATAAGGAAACGTTTTTCAGCACCTCTAATTTCCCGAATTTTTTATAGCAATTTTTAATTTCGATCATAGTGGTAAGGAATGCATTAGTGGGGTTTTATCAACAAAATTCTCGGGCGTTATACTGGGAAGGACCTTCTCTGATTTGTCTAAAAGCGTTATCATAAAACTTCTGAACAGTAACATAGCGGATGGCGTATTCTCGGTAAGAACTGCAAACAAACTCAGTGGATGATAAGGAACATCTCCGACATTATCCCTATTAAGATCGTACCCCTCATATTTATCCCAATAATTACTGTTAAAGGTATTGAGCACCAAGCTGCCATTAGTACTGATATCAAAGGTATTCCCCAAAAAATTGTTTTGAGTAATTACATTGTCCATGCAACTAGCCTGAATTTTCATCCCCCAACCATTTGCGCTGAACACGTTCTTTTCAACTTTAATTCTCGAAGTCCCTTCCATATAAATCCCTGAAGTATTCTTGCTGAATGTATTTTTAAAAATATAGCTGTCTGATATTTCCTTGAGTAATAATCCGTAGGCCGAATCGCCCCAGTTTTGTTCAAAATGATTATTAATCATCTTTACGTTCTTGGTAAACATTACGGCTACTCCTGCCCCGTTACCTTTAAAAACATTGCCGACATACGAATCATCATTTGAAAACATGAAATGCAGGCCATAACGAATGTTGTTATTTGAAATATTCTTTTGGATTAAGGACTCGGTGACAAATTCAAAATAAATTCCGTCGCGGTGCCCCATTATTTTATTCCCGATTATTTTCAGATTATTGCTTTTCCAGCAGTGGATTCCGTTTCCGATAAGCTGTTCGCCTTTTCCGTAGGCCCGGAGATTATTGTTTCTTATAATGCAGTTCGTAGAATTCTGCAGATAAATCCCAAAGAAATTATTGTCAAGGATATTATTCTCGATAACCACATTTTTTTGGTCATACACTTTAATTCCACAAGGATCTTCAAGCGATGCATGACCGGAATTTATAATTTTAAATCCTTTGACCGTAACATAATCAGCATTAACCGATAAAACTTCAACCTTGTGTTTTCCGTCAAGGATCGGATAATTTTTTCCAATGAAGGTGACTTTTTTATCTATTCGGATATTTCCTTCACTGTAATACCCACCATCTACAATGATAGTATCGCCATCTGAGGCTATTTCCAACGCTTTTTTAATTTTTTTAATAGCTGAATTTTTCCCAACGGTAATCACTTTGGCATTACCCAAACAGATAAAACCGATCAAGAATAGAATCGATAACAGTTTTTTCATTTGATAGACGAATATACCTCGCTCCAGGTCATTGATACAGCATTGTACTTTTGCTGAAATTCATTTTGTTCTTTGCTGTTAGTAAAGGCTGCAAAATTACCCCCCATAGGTGATTTAATAATTCCGCCTTTGACGTAAAAACATTTCTCTGCAGGAATCAGTTTATTTTCTTTTGTATAATCTCCAACATAGTGCGACTTGTAAGGAACAGTTGTGTTTGTCTTGGCATAGGAAATCATACATAGCAAATCATCAAACTTATAGACCCTTCCTTTTTGTGTAATTAATTCGGCGCCAAATTTCCCGTTTGAAATTGTCATTTTACAAAAATCACAATGATCGGAATTCAGTTTTATCTCTTCCGGCCCATTACTCCCGCAAGCCGATAACAATAAAGCCATGACAAAAAACAAGTACTTCCCCATCTTATTTCCTGAATTTAAATTCTTTTAATACAATCATAATTAACAGTAAAGCAGAACCCCCAAGCATCCACCCTCCGGTATCAGGAATCGAATATGCCGCAAAATTCAACAATTGTTTATATCCCAATAAGGGTGGCTGATAGGCCATTCCTGGCACTTTGATGGCTGCATTAGGATCCAAATTATGACCATATTCATAGTTCCACCGATAAAAATCGGCAGCTGAAATAATAATAAAAAGCATGTACGTTATAAAAAATCCAAGTACCGCTTTTCGTTTGGCAATAAATATTAAAACGAATGATACAAGGGCAAAAGCTCCGAAAATATATGGCAAAACTGAAAATTCGAAAAAGTTTTCGGTATGTAGTGTTGCCATTCCGATATAATGGTTTAACCCATTGATAACATCCACATCCCCTCCTATTTTGTTTGGATACAGTTGCAGTACTAATCCTTCGGGATATTGGGGAGCATCGAGCTCAATTCTCCATAATGGCACAAACAAAGATCCTGCAAATAAAGCTGCAACCATTAAAAGCAACACTTTTGACGAATTAGAAATTTTTGTTGTTTCCATACTATAAAAAAAAGAAACTGTCCAAAAATTACAACATTGTCATTTTGAAATTTCCTTAAATCGGCATTCAAATTAAACCTGTTGTTTTTCTGCTTGAAAAGAGAAAATAAATTTTGGACAGTTTCTTATGTTAGGTTATTTTAAATTTTTGGCTGGTTAGTACCGACGCTCCATGTGAGCGGCACACTGCTTCCTGCAGGTGATACGCGTACATATCCTGACATTTCCTGGTGCAGGGCACTACAGAAATCCGTACAATACATTGGGAAAATTCCAACTCTGTCCGGCACCCACTTCAATGTAGTGGTTTCTCCCGGCATGATTAACAATTCCGCATTGTTGGCTCCTTTAATAGAAAATCCGTGAGGCACATCCCAATCCTGTTCAAGATTGGTAATATGGAAATATACTTCGTCACCCATTTTAATTCCTTCGATGTTATCAGGAGCAAAGTGAGAACGGATAGAAGTCATATAAACATGAACCTTATTCCCCTGCCGTACAACTTTTGCCTCTTTTTCTCCTTTTGCCGCAAAAGGATGGTTATTCTCTGCAATCTTATAGAATTTATACTGACCATTATTTCTAATTAAATCTGCAGGCGCAGCTTGTGCATAATGAGGTTCACCGATAGTTGGAAAATCCAAGATAAGCCGCATTTTATCTCCGCTGATATCATAAATCTGAGCCGATTGTGCCAGCTCCGGTCCGGTTGGCAAATATCGGTCTTTAGTGATTTTGTTATAGGCTATCATGTATTTTCCAAATGGTTTTTTAGAATCGCCGCCTGGAACACATAAGTGTCCAACAGAGTAATAGGTAGGTACCCTGTCTAAAACTTTTAATGATTTGATATCCCATTTTACAACTTCAGAAGAAACAAACATAGAGGTATATGCATTTCCTTTTGCATCAAATTCTGTGTGTAATGGTCCTAAACCTGGTTTTTTAACTTCCCCATGCAATGCTGCTTCATATTTTACAACCGAAATACCGCTATAATCTCCGTCAAATTGCTTATTGGTAATTGCCGATTGCAATTTATCAAAACTGAAAACCGGTATCAAAGCAGCTAATTTTCCTGATCCTACTATGTATTCCCCTGTAGGATCAACATCACATCCGTGAGGGGATTTTGGACAAGGAATCATATAACAGATATCTTTTAAGGCAGTCGCATCAAGCACAAGAACTTCATTTTTCGTTTCAGAAGTTGCAGTATGAGTTTTTTCATCCCATTTGTTATGTACATATTTTACAGATTGCTTTTTAGCTTTACCGGCTTTGACATATTCCTCAGCTTTTTTCCAATTTACTGCCATGATAAAATCCTTATCCTTTTGAGAAGCGTTCACTTCCAATAAAGTATTGGCTTGTTCCGTATTATAACAAGAGAAAAACATCCATCCGTGTGATTTTCCTTTTCCGGCATGTGATAAGTCAAAATTCACCCCTGGGGTAACAATTTGAAAAGCCAAATCCATTTCTCCTTCTTTACCAACTTTTACAAAACTGATATGTCCTTTAAAATTTTGTTTATAGGTATTTATAGGCACATCACCGTCGACATAATCACCGGGAACACTAAAACGGGTACCGGCTACCACATACTCAGTATTTTCAGTAATAAAAGGTGAAGAATGATTCCCGCCAACATTTGGTAACTCAATTATTTCAGCAGTTTTAAATGTTTTAAGATCAACGCGGGCAATACGAGGAGTATTGTTAGCATTTGCAAAAACCCAACGTCCGTCAACTTCGCCATTTGTCTGTGACATTTCTGTATGGTGTAAATCATCCCAAGGTACAAATCCGTGGGAGGTATTTAACATCGGTTTCGTTTCTTCGCTATATCCCCATCCTTTTTCAGGATCAACGGAAAACACAGGTATTACCCTGAATAATCTTCCACTCGGCAAACCGTAAACACTAAGCTGTCCGCTAAATCCACCGGAAACAAAGTTGTAAAACTCATCGTACTTCCCTGGCGCAACATACGCTTTTTGAGCTGCATCACCACTCACTGCGTCCCCTGAATCTTTAGGTTTACAGGAAGTAAAAAGCATACTCCCTACTGCAATCACAAAGATTGACTGTATAAATTTATTTTTCATAGTGATTTGAATTAAAAAAAGAAAATCGCAGCGCTTATCCCAATGCGATTTTCATATTGTTTTATTTTACTCCGTCGTTTTTTCTCATGTATTCAAGAATATTTCTTGCTTCAGCATCACTAAGTCCTTGATTTGGCATACGGACCAAACAAATTTCTAATTGTGCCTGAACCGCAGGGTCTTTATCAATCATAGGGTCCGGATTCG encodes the following:
- a CDS encoding group III truncated hemoglobin, with amino-acid sequence MKTDIRHREDIKKIVDTFYDSVKQDEVIGYLFNDVAKVNWETHLPKMYNFWENILFFAGNYEGNPMQKHKELHQKSTMNKSHFDHWVQLFTQTVDSLFEGEKAEEIKNRAANIASAMMYKTLSQ
- the nadB gene encoding L-aspartate oxidase codes for the protein MTQTNYLVIGSGIAGLTFALKIADRFPNRSVTIVTKSNADESNTKYAQGGIAVVIDKVADNFKKHIEDTLICGDGLCDQKVVEMVVTDGPKRLKELISWGAKFDLNEQGNLDLGREGGHSTNRVVHHKDQTGYEIERAILAKVYKTKNIQILDYHFAFELITKNNRCFGAYALNEKTNEIIPLLSDYTLLATGGIGQIYGHTTNPAIATGDGIAMAKRANAKITDMEFIQFHPTALYNENLSSTFLISEAVRGFGGILRTKDGIPFMSDYDARGDLASRDIVSQSIENELKKSGDDCVYLDCTHLEINAFIKHFPMIYSRCKEAGIDIEKNWIPVVPAQHYLCGGISVDLNGQTSLENLFACGECSRTGLHGANRLASNSLLEAIVYSDRIYKYLEKVSTTDSGTTYFPGKKKNNDKKLDQFYLSNIKNELQNTMRKNAGITRNDTDLEKTKNKLEKWRLELLKLENQILVTKEFYELKNMITVSLLIVTQSMSRKENRGGFIKFDTLQTSYSHQTP
- a CDS encoding nitrous oxide reductase family maturation protein NosD → MKKLLSILFLIGFICLGNAKVITVGKNSAIKKIKKALEIASDGDTIIVDGGYYSEGNIRIDKKVTFIGKNYPILDGKHKVEVLSVNADYVTVKGFKIINSGHASLEDPCGIKVYDQKNVVIENNILDNNFFGIYLQNSTNCIIRNNNLRAYGKGEQLIGNGIHCWKSNNLKIIGNKIMGHRDGIYFEFVTESLIQKNISNNNIRYGLHFMFSNDDSYVGNVFKGNGAGVAVMFTKNVKMINNHFEQNWGDSAYGLLLKEISDSYIFKNTFSKNTSGIYMEGTSRIKVEKNVFSANGWGMKIQASCMDNVITQNNFLGNTFDISTNGSLVLNTFNSNYWDKYEGYDLNRDNVGDVPYHPLSLFAVLTENTPSAMLLFRSFMITLLDKSEKVLPSITPENFVDKTPLMHSLPL
- the nosZ gene encoding Sec-dependent nitrous-oxide reductase, whose amino-acid sequence is MKNKFIQSIFVIAVGSMLFTSCKPKDSGDAVSGDAAQKAYVAPGKYDEFYNFVSGGFSGQLSVYGLPSGRLFRVIPVFSVDPEKGWGYSEETKPMLNTSHGFVPWDDLHHTEMSQTNGEVDGRWVFANANNTPRIARVDLKTFKTAEIIELPNVGGNHSSPFITENTEYVVAGTRFSVPGDYVDGDVPINTYKQNFKGHISFVKVGKEGEMDLAFQIVTPGVNFDLSHAGKGKSHGWMFFSCYNTEQANTLLEVNASQKDKDFIMAVNWKKAEEYVKAGKAKKQSVKYVHNKWDEKTHTATSETKNEVLVLDATALKDICYMIPCPKSPHGCDVDPTGEYIVGSGKLAALIPVFSFDKLQSAITNKQFDGDYSGISVVKYEAALHGEVKKPGLGPLHTEFDAKGNAYTSMFVSSEVVKWDIKSLKVLDRVPTYYSVGHLCVPGGDSKKPFGKYMIAYNKITKDRYLPTGPELAQSAQIYDISGDKMRLILDFPTIGEPHYAQAAPADLIRNNGQYKFYKIAENNHPFAAKGEKEAKVVRQGNKVHVYMTSIRSHFAPDNIEGIKMGDEVYFHITNLEQDWDVPHGFSIKGANNAELLIMPGETTTLKWVPDRVGIFPMYCTDFCSALHQEMSGYVRVSPAGSSVPLTWSVGTNQPKI
- a CDS encoding copper resistance protein CopD gives rise to the protein MRHHILLVLHLLAASIWVGGHLFLSIRFLPEAIKKRDASILKNFKGKFEPVGLPSLLILVITGIMMAYDFDVTFTKWFSFSNAIEKVVSTKLILLLTTMVMAITADIFVFPKLKSDRLLPAGFLIITVTVIGVVLLILGSLVRIGGL
- a CDS encoding nitrous oxide reductase accessory protein NosL produces the protein MGKYLFFVMALLLSACGSNGPEEIKLNSDHCDFCKMTISNGKFGAELITQKGRVYKFDDLLCMISYAKTNTTVPYKSHYVGDYTKENKLIPAEKCFYVKGGIIKSPMGGNFAAFTNSKEQNEFQQKYNAVSMTWSEVYSSIK
- a CDS encoding ABC transporter ATP-binding protein, producing the protein MIEIKNCYKKFGKLEVLKNVSLSFQKGECIALVGPNGCGKTTLIKSILGMVLPDSGEIEFEGKSVFGDYRYREKIGYMPQIGRYPDNMTIGQIVDMIKQIRNHDADIDDELMKSFELEKMFDKKMRTLSGGTTQKVSAVLAFLFNPDVLILDEPTAGLDPLASEILKEKIIREKEKGKLILITSHLLSELDELITEIIFVQEGEVCFHKKVADLKEEIQVDKISKAIAKILKKKQHEKVD
- a CDS encoding ABC transporter permease subunit, yielding MKRLISIILHDIVRNKIVLVYTIILAALSWSSFALEDTSSKGLLTILNVILFTVPLVSILFSTIYIYNSAEFVELLLGQPVTRDKIWKSLFAGLSLSMVLAFLIGAGIPLLLYAPDVTGFMMIVVGSLITVIFVGLAFLSSILTRDKAKGIGIAIMQWLFFALLFDGLVLFLLFQLADYPIEKSMVFLSALSPIDLARILILLQLDVSAMMGYTGAIFKDFFGTSWGLAASFILLFLWGIVPFFISLRKFKHKDL